The nucleotide window CGGTCCGATCGGTATGTCCGAGGAGAAGGACGAGGCTCTGGTGGCCCAGGAGGCCGCGATGGCGGCCGCGGGTATCTCCGGTGGTGGTACCAAGGAGGACTTCACCGAGATCATCCCGCAGGTGCAGCCCAATCCCGGTATGCCCGAACGCAAGGCGATCGCCCGTCACCGCGAACGCGTACACGCGATGCTGCCCGACCTGCCGCCGAGTGCCCAGGAGGCGATCCGGCGCAGCCAGGAACAGGAAGACCAGATCCGCGGTGAGAACCGTGCGCACGCCGCCGACGTCGCGAGCCGCCGACGAGACGATCGGGTCTGGCAGGACGCACCCACCGAGGTGCTCCCGCGCGTCTGACGCCACCCGGCCGCAATCCAGAGGGGTGGATTGCGGCCGGTAATCTATTGAAGTTAGATTTGACGTGACGGTCGCCCGCCGTCTCGTCGAACTGGAGGCAGGCCCCTGATGACCATCGATCCCCGCACGCCCGTCCTCGTCGGTGGTGGACAGATCACCGCTCGCGACGGCGGCGTCGAGCCGGTCGACCTGATCGCACGTGCGGCGCGCGAGGCGGCTGCCGAAGCGGGGGCGATGCGCCTCCTGGAACTGATCGACTCCGTCCGCGTGGTCGGCCTGCTCTCGTGGCGCTATCGCGACCCCGGTGCCCTGGTGGCCGAACGGATCGGCGCACATCCACGGCACACCGGATACACCGGGAACGGTGGGAGTACGCCACAGGTGCTGGTCAACGGCGCTGCCGAAGACATCGCCGCGGGCCGCGCCGATGTGGTCCTCATCGGCGGTGGCGAGGCCTGGCGTACGCGGATGAAACTCCGCGCCAGAGGGGAACGGCCGGAATGGACGCGACAGGACGACTCGACCCCGTCCGCGCCGATCATCGTCCCGGATGTACCCATGGAGGCCGAGAGCGAGCGGCGGATCGGGCTGGACCGGCCGTCCTTTGTCTACCCGCTGTTCGAGCAGGCTCTGCGCATCGGGGCCGGCAGGAGCATCGCGGACCACGAGAAGGTGCTCGGCGAGCTGTGGTCGTCGTTCAGCGAGGTGGCCGCCGGCAATCCGCACGCGTGGACACAGCGGAACTACGCGGCGGAGGAGATCGTGACCCCGACCGACGCCAACCGTCTGATCGCTTCTCCTTACCCGAAGTTGCTGAACTCCAACAATATGGTCGATCAGGGTGCGGCGTTGCTGATGTGCTCCGTCGAGACCGCGCAGCGCCTGGGGGTGCCGACCTCGTCCTGGGTCTTCCCGCACAGCGGGACGGAGTCCAAGGACACCGACGCGGTCGCGGCGCGTCCCGCGCTCGACGGTTCGGCGCCGATCCGGATCGGCGCCGCCCGGGCACTCGAACTCGCGGGGGTCGGAATCGGCGACATCGAGCACCTCGACATCTACTCGTGCTTCCCCTCGGCCGTCCAGGTCGCCGCTGCCGAGATCGGGGTTCCGACAGATGATCCCGGTCGTCCGCTGACGTGCACCGGTGGGCTCACTTTCGCAGGCGGTCCGTGGAACAACTACAGCACGCACGCGATCGCCACGGTGGCCACTCGGCTGCGCCGGTCGCCCGGCACCTTCGGCATGGTGACCGCGAACAGCGGGTACCTGACCAAACACGCCTTCGGCGTGTACTCGACC belongs to Gordonia sp. KTR9 and includes:
- a CDS encoding acetyl-CoA acetyltransferase; the protein is MTIDPRTPVLVGGGQITARDGGVEPVDLIARAAREAAAEAGAMRLLELIDSVRVVGLLSWRYRDPGALVAERIGAHPRHTGYTGNGGSTPQVLVNGAAEDIAAGRADVVLIGGGEAWRTRMKLRARGERPEWTRQDDSTPSAPIIVPDVPMEAESERRIGLDRPSFVYPLFEQALRIGAGRSIADHEKVLGELWSSFSEVAAGNPHAWTQRNYAAEEIVTPTDANRLIASPYPKLLNSNNMVDQGAALLMCSVETAQRLGVPTSSWVFPHSGTESKDTDAVAARPALDGSAPIRIGAARALELAGVGIGDIEHLDIYSCFPSAVQVAAAEIGVPTDDPGRPLTCTGGLTFAGGPWNNYSTHAIATVATRLRRSPGTFGMVTANSGYLTKHAFGVYSTEPPAAGFRRHDVTEAVHRVWAGAERPVEVVDSHEGVAELETWTVAYDRTGVPERAFVAGRVPGGGRTLAVVTDAGDLDELASTEAQGRRVRIAADGSAHLD